In Arachis stenosperma cultivar V10309 chromosome 1, arast.V10309.gnm1.PFL2, whole genome shotgun sequence, one DNA window encodes the following:
- the LOC130982326 gene encoding uncharacterized protein LOC130982326, which yields MEKLQIGPTKEEYTFINRNLPYDLKEELSQLLKQNKDLFAFTPADMPGINPDLMSHHLAVNPQAKPVAQRRRKMSPDRAGEVKKQVKALLEANFIRELPYTTWLANVVLVRKPNGKWRMCVEYTDLNKACPKDAFPLPNIDGLVDAASGHRYLSFMDAYSGYNQIPMHRPDEEKTAFITPDGTYCYIVMPFGLKNAGATYQRLVNKIFRDLTGDKLEVYIDDMLAKTKSSEQLISDLTVIMNTLRKHQMRLNPAKCAFGMEAGKFLGFMITQRGVEANPEKCRAILEMASPKNLKDIQKLTGRLTALSRFLGASAQKAIPFFKLMKKGTPFKWETECEEAFQHFKKALSEPPILAKPQAGETLYLYLSITEEALAAALIREDEKKEKKPIYFISKVLQDAETRYSRLEKLAFALLTASRRLRQYFQAHPVTVRTDQAVKQVLQKPDLSGRMLAWSIELSQFQIRFEPWNAIKAQALTDFIAEMTPGKLTPEPWKLHVDGSSNSTHGGAGIILENQNGITIEQSIRYEFSVSNNQAEYEALLAGLTLAREVGVNALEVNTDSQVVSSQINGSYQARDPLLQQYLTKVNELKEGFESIIIRHVPREQNTRADLLSKLASTKPGHGNKSLIQEVVRSPSVSTAINSHLTISSQGSWTYPLLQYLLNGTLPPDPKEEKRIKREAANYTIIAGQLYKRGFSQPLLKCVEPGDTEYILREIHEGCCGHHVGGKTLAQKIIRAGYFWPTIIRDSIQLVKRCDKCQRHANIHQAAPHQLSTISAERPFGTWGIDLVGPFPTAPGQLRYLIVAIDYYTKWIEAEPLASITVTQCRKFVWRQIITRFGIPEVVISDNGTQFTDKKFKEFLGGLQISHRFSSVEHPQTNGQVESANKIIVKGLKKRLDEAKGLWADELGSVLWSYRTTPQTATGETPFRLTYDVEAVIPVEIGDPSPRKTVGGNDEEAERDLIDEERNIAHVKELALKQRISLRYNHGVIRREFGADDLVLRRNDIGPPTPGEGKLTPNWEGPYRIKAIIGKGAYKLERLNGDEVPRTWNATNLRRYYA from the coding sequence ATGGAAAAACTACAGATAGGACCGACCAAGGAAGAATATACCTTCATCAATAGAAACCTCCCATATGATCTTAAAGAAGAACTCTCCCAACTCCTGAAACAAAACAAAGACTTATTCGCATTTACaccagccgacatgccgggaATTAACCCCGACCTAATGTCCCACCACCTAGCCGTGAACCCCCAGGCTAAGCCGGTAGCACAAAGACGACGAAAAATGTCTCCAGACCGAGCCGGCGAAGTCAAAAAACAAGTCAAAGCCTTACTCGAAGCCAACTTCATCCGGGAACTCCCCTACACGACCTGGCTAGCCAACGTCGTGCTAGTACGGAAACCTAACGGGAAATGGCGAATGTGCGTCGAGTACACGGACCTAAACAAGGCTTGCCCGAAGGACGCCTTCCccctaccaaacatcgacggaTTAGTAGACGCAGCATCCGGCCACCGATACCTcagcttcatggacgcatattccggctataaccaaatcccgatgcacCGACCAGACGAAGAAAAAACCGCGTTCATCACCCCAGACGGAACATACTGTTACATAGTGATGCCTTTCGGCTTGAAAAACGCTGGAGCCACCTACCAAAGACTCGTTAACAAGATCTTTCGAGACCTAACCGGAGACAAGCTAGAAGTCTACATTGACGACATGCTCGCCAAGACTAAATCCAGCGAACAACTAATCAGCGACCTCACGGTCATAATGAACACCCTACGAAAGCACCAAATGCGGCTCAACCCGGCAAAGTGCGCCTTCGGAATGGAGGCAGGAAAGTTCCTCGGCTTCATGATCACACAACGCGGAGTTGAAGCAAACCCGGAGAAATGTCGTGCCATCCTTGAAATGGCAAGCCCCAAAAACCTTAAGGACATCCAAAAGCTCACCGGCAGACTAACCGCGTTATCACGCTTTCTCGGTGCATCAGCCCAAAAAGCAATCCCTTTCTTCAAACTAATGAAAAAAGGGACCCCTTTTAAGTGGGAAACAGAATGCGAAGAAGCATTCCAACACTTCAAGAAGGCCTTATCGGAACCACCAATCCTCGCCAAACCCCAAGCAGGGGAAACACTCTACTTATACCTTTCCATAACAGAAGAGGCACTGGCAGCGGCACTCATCCGTGAAGAcgagaaaaaggagaaaaaacccATATACTTCATAAGCAAAGTCTTGCAGGATGCGGAAACTCGCTATTCACGCTTAGAAAAGCTAGCTTTCGCACTCCTTACAGCCTCCCGACGTCTGCGACAATATTTCCAGGCTCACCCCGTAACGGTCCGAACCGACCAGGCGGTCAAGCAAGTGTTACAGAAACCCGACCTATCAGGAAGAATGCTAGCATGGTCCATCGAGTTATCCCAATTCCAGATCAGATTCGAACCCTGGAATGCTATCAAGGCACAAGCCTTGACTGACTTCATCGCCGAAATGACTCCAGGAAAACTCACCCCGGAACCATGGAAATTACACGTCGACGGCTCGTCGAACTCCACTCACGGAGGAGCCGGAATTATACTCGAAAACCAAAACGGAATCACAATAGAACAGTCAATACGGTACGAATTCTCAGTatcaaacaatcaggcagaatacgaagccctctTAGCAGGCCTGACCCTAGCCCGGGAAGTCGGTGTAAACGCCTTAGAAGTAAATACCGATTCCCAGGTGGTCAGTTCCCAAATCAACGGAAGCTACCAGGCACGAGATCCCCTGCTCCAACAATACCTCACCAAGGTAAACGAACTAAAAGAAGGGTTCGAAAGCATTATCATACGGCACGTCCCCAGGGAACAAAACACCAGGGCAGACCTACTCTCCAAGCTAGCCAGTACCAAACCGGGACACGGCAACAAATCGCTAATTCAAGAGGTCGTCAGGTCGCCCTCTGTGTCAACGGCAATCAACTCTCATCTGACAATCTCAAGCCAGGGGTCGTGGACATACCCCCTCCTACAATACCTCCTCAACGGAACTTTACCGCCAGATCCGAAAGAAGAAAAGCGAATAAAAAGGGAAGCCGCCAACTACACCATCATAGCGGGACAACTATACAAACGAGGATTCTCGCAACCCCTACTCAAATGTGTCGAACCCGGGGACACGGAGTACATACTCCGTGAAATCCACGAAGGCTGCTGCGGACACCACGTCGGAGGCAAAACATTAGCCCAAAAAATCATCAGGGCTGGCTACTTCTGGCCCACAATCATTCGAGACTCCATACAATTGGTAAAAAGATGTGACAAATGCCAAAGACACGCCAATATCCACCAAGCCGCCCCACACCAGCTCAGCACCATATCGGCAGAACGGCCATTCGGCACTTGGGGGATCGACCTCGTCGGGCCCTTCCCTACGGCTCCCGGCCAGCTCCGATACCTCATTGTCGCTATAGattactacaccaaatggatcGAGGCCGAACCTCTGGCCTCCATAACGGTGACCCAATGCCGGAAATTCGTCTGGCGACAAATCATTACCCGCTTCGGAATCCCAGAGGTCGTCATATCGGACAACGGAACTCAATTTACTGATAAAAAATTCAAAGAGTTCCTAGGAGGATTACAGATATCCCATCGCTTCAGCTCAGTAGAACACCCCCAAACAAACGGACAGGTGGAATCCGCAAACAAAATAATCGTTAAAGGACTCAAAAAACGGCTCGACGAAGCCAAAGGACTATGGGCAGACGAGTTAGGGTCGGTTCTATGGTCGTACCGAACAACACCCCAAACGGCCACTGGGGAAACACCTTTCCGATTAACGTACGACGTAGAGGCAGTCATCCCAGTAGAAATCGGGGACCCCAGTCCCAGGAAAACAGTCGGAGGTAACGACGAAGAAGCAGAAAGAGACCTCATTGATGAAGAAAGAAACATAGCTCACGTCAAAGAATTAGCACTTAAACAAAGAATCAGCCTAAGGTACAATCACGGCGTTATCCGACGAGAATTCGGCGCTGACGACCTCGTCCTACGGCGAAACGATATCGGTCCCCCGACCCCAGGGGAAGGAAAGCTCACCCCCAACTGGGAAGGACCATACAGAATCAAGGCCATAATCGGAAAAGGAGCGTATAAACTCGAACGGCTCAACGGCGACGAAGTCCCGAGGACCTGGAATGCAACCAACTTGCGACGATACTACGCCTAG
- the LOC130982318 gene encoding uncharacterized protein LOC130982318 — MEGILEENPSSQDDSQPRRPASEHHEATNQAKIASTIHHTNEHVTTNPQHPEKARDKAAQIIQDLCLRVQELEGKLTNREKHNNEHGSQATSRPRSHRGRSPTRQHDRRDDRSISRNHRHEKSPERRYNKKHHRSASRDLSRQHDSDEDRRYRNTKRTRSDHTIMGATPFTERILRAKLPKGFDKPTDMKYDGTKDPQEHLTAFEARMNLEGAADAVRCRAFPVTLAGLAIKWFNALPNGSITSFHDIARKFMAQFTTRITNAKHPIILLGVTQKIDESTRKYLDRFNDECLTVDGLTDFVASLCLTNGLMNEDFRKHLTTKPVWTMHEIQNVARDYINDEEVSQVVAANKRQQTQHGNSAPRHNPTPKDNQRDHPKPINRPPRIGKFSNYTPLTAPITEIYHQIADRGIIPRARQLKERTGGNKTLYCDYHRGYGHKTQDCFDLKDALEQAIRDGKLPEFAKIIWEPRCAEKDKSPEREGRNPRTQRQPTRESPEEDPTIIVNVITGKDVSSKSKLTMKKDLKVMSVRNQAPITATGSTITFLPEDCLHGASAEDAPFVISARIGTGLVRRILVDTGADSNILFRGAFDKLGLRNDNLQTHRHGVTGLGNNFLKPDDSITLPITIGMSNQKKTILSEFVVLKDSTAYNVILRRKTINDFSAVIFTKYLLMKFRADDGSIGTIHGDREVAAECDNTSLALRKKSRDAAGIFLADLDA; from the coding sequence ATGGAGGGCATCCTGGAGGAAAACCCATCAAGCCAGGATGACTCCCAACCACGTCGTCCGGCCTCAGAACACCATGAAGCCACAAACCAAGCAAAAATAGCAAGTACCATCCACCACACGAACGAACACGTCACCACGAACCCGCAACACCCCGAGAAGGCCAGGGACAAAGCGGCGCAGATCATCCAGGATCTCTGTCTCCGGGTCCAAGAACTTGAAGGCAAACTAACTAATAGAGAAAAACATAATAACGAACACGGAAGCCAGGCAACTTCCAGGCCAAGATCCCACCGCGGCAGGTCGCCAACCCGGCAACACGACAGGAGAGATGATCGCAGCATCTCGCGCAACCACCGACACGAGAAATCGCCAGAACGGCGATACAACAAGAAACACCACCGCAGCGCTTCTCGGGATCTAAGTCGTCAACACGATTCGGACGAGGACCGGAGATACCGAAACACCAAACGCACGAGAAGCGACCACACCATAATGGGAGCTACACCCTTCACAGAAAGAATCTTAAGAGCGAAACTCCCCAAAGGTTTCGACAAACCCACCGACATGAAGTATGATGGAACCAAGGACCCTCAGGAACATCTAACGGCCTTCGAGGCCAGAATGAACTTAGAAGGAGCGGCCGACGCTGTCCGGTGCAGAGCCTTCCCGGTAACCCTTGCCGGACTAGCGATCAAATGGTTCAACGCCCTCCCGAATGGATCCATAACCAGCTTCCACGACATAGCACGAAAATTCATGGCCCAGTTCACAACCAGAATCACCAATGCCAAACACCCTATCATCCTGTTAGGGGTCACACAAAAGATAGACGAATCCACAAGAAAATACCTCGACCGCTTCAACGACGAATGCCTAACGGTCGACGGACTCACGGATTTCGTCGCAAGCCTTTGCCTCACCAACGGGCTCATGAACGAGGACTTTCGCAAACACCTCACTACCAAACCAGTATGGACCATGCACGAAATCCAGAACGTCGCCAGAGACTACATTAACGACGAAGAGGTCAGCCAGGTCGTCGCCGCCAACAAACGGCAGCAGACCCAACACGGCAATTCGGCTCCCCGGCATAACCCAACACCCAAAGATAATCAACGGGACCACCCCAAGCCGATCAACCGGCCACCGAGAATTGGTAAATTCTCTAATTACACGCCCCTAACTGCACCAATTACGGAGATATACCATCAAATAGCAGATAGAGGCATCATCCCAAGAGCCCGACAACTCAAAGAGAGGACGGGAGGCAACAAAACCCTCTACTGTGACTACCACCGAGGTTACGGCCACAAAACACAAGATTGCTTCGATCTCAAAGACGCTCTTGAACAGGCCATACGAGACGGCAAACTCCCGGAATTTGCCAAAATCATCTGGGAACCAAGATGTGCGGAGAAAGACAAGTCACCAGAAAGAGAAGGACGCAACCCAAGAACACAAAGGCAACCCACCAGGGAGAGTCCGGAGGAAGACCCGACCATCATAGTAAACGTCATCACAGGCAAGGACGTATCGAGCAAGTCAAAACTAACAATGAAAAAAGACCTCAAGGTAATGTCCGTCAGAAACCAAGCCCCAATCACCGCCACCGGCAGCACGATAACATTCTTACCGGAGGATTGCCTGCACGGCGCCTCAGCCGAAGATGCCCCCTTTGTCATCTCAGCCAGGATCGGAACAGGACTGGTACGAAGGATACTGGTAGACACCGGTGCAGACTCCAACATCCTTTTCCGAGGAGCCTTTGACAAGCTCGGGCTCCGCAACGATAACCTCCAAACACACCGCCACGGCGTCACGGGACTCGGCAATAACTTTCTCAAACCAGACGACTCAATTACCCTACCCATCACCATAGGAATGAGCAATCAGAAAAAGACAATCCTATCCGAATTCGTAGTCCTTAAAGACTCCACAGCCTATAACGTGATCCTCAGAAGAAAAACAATCAATGACTTCTCCGCAGTCATCTTCACCAAATACCTCCTCATGAAGTTCAGAGCCGACGATGGCTCCATCGGTACCATTCACGGAGACCGAGAGGTCGCAGCCGAATGCGACAACACCAGCCTAGCCCTAAGGAAAAAATCCCGAGATGCGGCCGGAATATTCCTAGCCGACCTAGATGCGTGA
- the LOC130982301 gene encoding uncharacterized protein LOC130982301 produces the protein MESHVNAHGKIMNVARDYINDEEVSQVVAANKRQQTQHGNSAPRHNPTPKDNQRDHPKPINRPPRIGKFSNYTPLTAPITEIYHQIADRGIIPRARQLKERTGGNKTLYYDYHRGYGHKTQDCFDLKDALEQAIRDGKLPEFAKIIREPRRAEKDKSPEREGRNPRTQRQPTRESPEEDPTIIVNVITGKDVSSKSKLTMKKDLKVISVRNQAPITATGSTITFLPEDCLHGASAEDAPFVISARIGTGLVRRILVDTGADSNILFRGAFDKLGLRNDNLQTHRHGVTGLGDNFLKPDGSITLPITIGTSNQKKTILSEFVVLKDSTAYNVILGRKTINDFSAVIFTKYLLMKFRATMALSVPFTETERSQPNATTPA, from the exons ATGGAAAGTCATGTAAATGCACATGGTAAAATTATg AACGTCGCCAGAGACTACATTAACGACGAAGAGGTCAGCCAGGTCGTCGCCGCCAACAAACGGCAGCAGACCCAACACGGCAATTCGGCTCCCCGGCATAACCCAACACCCAAAGATAATCAACGGGACCACCCCAAGCCGATCAACCGGCCACCGAGAATTGGTAAATTCTCTAATTACACGCCCCTAACTGCACCAATTACGGAGATATACCATCAAATAGCAGATAGAGGCATCATCCCAAGAGCCCGACAACTCAAAGAGAGGACGGGAGGCAACAAAACCCTCTACTATGACTACCACCGAGGTTACGGCCACAAAACACAAGATTGCTTCGATCTCAAAGACGCTCTTGAACAGGCCATACGAGACGGCAAACTCCCGGAATTTGCCAAAATCATCAGGGAACCAAGACGTGCGGAGAAAGACAAGTCACCAGAAAGAGAAGGACGCAACCCAAGAACACAAAGGCAACCCACCAGGGAGAGTCCGGAGGAAGACCCGACCATCATAGTAAACGTCATCACAGGCAAGGACGTATCGAGCAAGTCAAAACTAACAATGAAAAAAGACCTCAAGGTAATATCCGTCAGAAACCAAGCCCCAATCACCGCCACTGGCAGCACGATAACATTCTTACCGGAGGATTGCCTGCACGGCGCCTCAGCCGAAGATGCCCCTTTTGTCATCTCAGCCAGGATCGGAACAGGACTGGTACGAAGGATACTGGTAGACACCGGTGCAGACTCCAACATCCTTTTCCGAGGAGCCTTTGACAAGCTCGGGCTCCGCAACGATAACCTCCAAACACACCGCCACGGCGTCACGGGACTCGGCGACAACTTTCTCAAACCAGACGGCTCAATTACCCTACCCATCACCATAGGAACGAGCAATCAGAAAAAGACAATCCTATCCGAATTCGTAGTCCTTAAAGACTCCACAGCCTATAACGTGATCCTCGGAAGAAAAACAATCAATGACTTCTCCGCAGTCATCTTCACCAAATACCTCCTCATGAAGTTCAGAGCCACGATGGCTCTATCGGTACCATTCACGGAGACCGAGAGGTCGCAGCCGAATGCAACAACACCAGCCTAG